In the Oscillatoria salina IIICB1 genome, TCGTTATTAGCTAATATTCTTATCTAAGATTAAAAGTTATTGACAGAGAATTTCATTAATTGTAGGCTTAATCACTACGAGATAAAAATTTAAAAGGAGTAATTAAGAAAAATGGCAAAGCAAATCAAAGCTGTAGAAATGTTTCTCGCTCTCAGTTTAGCTGTTACTCTTGGTGCTTGTAACAATGCAACTACTGATGCAGGAGAAGGTGGGGAAGCGGAGGTTGTCGAACCTACTGAAACTGTTAACCAAGGTGGCGAAGGTGGCGAAGGTGGCGAAGGCGGTGAAGGTGGCGAAGGCGGCGGTACTGGAAACGCAGACGTTGATTATATGACCGCTTTAGCGCTGATGAAAGGTCACTTAATTGTTGCCGAAGAACTAATCGAAGAAGGAAAATATGCAGAAGCAGAACCTCATATTGGACATCCGGTAGAGGAGTTGTATGGTGATGTAGAAGGGCAACTGACAACCAGAAATGTACCTCAATTTAAAGCAGAATTAAACGAATTGAACGATCTAGCCAAATCAGCACCCGAACAGCCAGAGACGAAGCAAGCATTTACAGAAGCAATGGAATTAATTGATAATGCGATCGCGGCTTTACCTGAATCTCAGCGACAAGATCCCGAATTTGTGCTAGGGACGATCAATCAATTGTTAAAAACTGCTGCCGAAGAATACGAAGCCGCGATCGCGGATGATAAATTTGTTGAACTGGTAGAATATCAAGATTCGCGCGGATTTGTGCTTTACTCTCAGCAACTATACGAAAATATTGCTGAGGAGATGCAGCAAGAAAGACCAGAAGACCACGAAGTAATTTCTTCTACATTAGACGAATTAGAGACAGTTTGGCCCTCGGTGAATCCTCCTGATAGTCCAATTAAGACACCTAGCGAAGTTTATGGGCTGGTTTCCGAGATTGAATTGCGTAGTAGTTAAAAAAGAACTTGCGGCTACACAAACTAATACCAATTTGCTTTGGCTGTGCTACATAAAATTGGGTAGAGACGTTGCATTTTAGTCTCTACAGGGTCTGTATCTGTAGCATTCATTTATGGAAATGGTATAAGCCCGCCTGCGCGGGCTAAAATACATTTATAATAACTATTGAAATAGACACAAAATTAGGGTTAATCTAGTAGATTTGAAATGATTTTTGCAATCCCAGAAGTGCTGACATCCGATGAATTAAAATTGCTTCAAACTCGACTAGCTGACGCGGAATTTATTGATGGTAAATTAACCGCAGGTTGGCACGCGAAATTAGTTAAAAATAATCAACAAGTTAAGTCGGGAACGTCTGAGTTTCAAGAATTTAAATCAGTAGTAGAAAAGGCTTTGCAACGTAATCCTTTGTTTCAAGCTGCGGTACGTCCTCGCTACGTTCACTCGCTTTTGTTTACTCGTTATAACACGGGAATGTCTTATGGTAGACATACAGATAATGCTTTGATGGGACAAGCTTTGCGACGTTCGGATGTGTCTTTTACGTTATTTTTGAATTCACCTGGGGAGTATGAGGGAGGAGAGTTAGTAATCGAAAGTGCAGATGATGAGAAAGCTTATAAATTACCAGCAGGTTTTGCGATCGCCTATCCTGCTTCTACTTTACATCGGGTTGAGCCTGTCACCACAGGAAACCGTTTGGTTGCAGTGGGTTGGGTGCAAAGTTTGATTCGAGATCCCGGCGATCGCGAAATTCTCTTCGATCTCGATACTGCCCGACGTGCTATGTTTGCAAAGGAGGGCAAATCTCCGGAATTTGACTTGATTTCCAAAAGTATTGCTAATCTCCTCCGCAAATGGGCAGAATGAGTTCGATAGGAGGTTATAATTACTCCTCATTTTCGTATTCTCGCTGAGAATCTGGAGCCATTCCTCCACCGGGAACGAAAGCAGTTAAAGTTTGACTATCTGCTACTTCTTCTTCTTTGCTTCTCGAATCAGGAAGATTGGGATCTCGGACATCTTTTTTCGGATCTTCTCCAGTTTCTTTCTCTATTGCTGTCGGTGGTTTATCAGCTTCAGATACGTCGATAGGAGGATTTTGTTTTTCCGGAGTCATGGGTGGGAACTTTGCATACTATTCAGCTATCTCTAGTTTGAGAAAGGCTAGCGAGATCCTTCATCGTTCTCAGGTTCGAGATCCCGTGACGCGATCGACAAATAAAGTTAATTTCCGGATTCTATGTGTTACGTTTGTAGTATAAAAGAGCAAACGCGATCGGGAGTAGCAATGTTCAAACAAATCAAATCTATTTTGCTCCCAACCCAAAGCAG is a window encoding:
- a CDS encoding Fe2+-dependent dioxygenase codes for the protein MIFAIPEVLTSDELKLLQTRLADAEFIDGKLTAGWHAKLVKNNQQVKSGTSEFQEFKSVVEKALQRNPLFQAAVRPRYVHSLLFTRYNTGMSYGRHTDNALMGQALRRSDVSFTLFLNSPGEYEGGELVIESADDEKAYKLPAGFAIAYPASTLHRVEPVTTGNRLVAVGWVQSLIRDPGDREILFDLDTARRAMFAKEGKSPEFDLISKSIANLLRKWAE